From the Synergistaceae bacterium DZ-S4 genome, one window contains:
- a CDS encoding ABC transporter permease, giving the protein MLNELMFALWETLYMVALSTIFSGIFGFAVAIVMILTETGGLRPNKAVYSILNVIVNLLRSFPFIILMIAIIPLTRLIAGTSIGSTASIVPLTIAATPFVARLMEGSLLEVDPGVVEAAKSFGAGDMQIIFGVMVKEAMPSIVLNWAVVAINLLGYSAMAGVVGGGGLGDLAIKYGYNRFQTDVMVYSVAILIVIVQVIQSIGNRVYEKIK; this is encoded by the coding sequence ATGCTTAATGAACTTATGTTCGCGCTTTGGGAGACTTTGTACATGGTTGCCCTGTCCACTATTTTTTCGGGTATATTCGGGTTTGCCGTGGCGATCGTGATGATACTTACGGAGACCGGAGGACTAAGGCCGAATAAGGCCGTCTACTCCATACTGAACGTTATAGTCAACCTGCTGCGCTCGTTCCCGTTCATCATCCTTATGATCGCAATAATACCTCTCACCAGGCTGATCGCCGGCACTTCCATAGGAAGCACCGCCTCGATCGTTCCTCTGACCATAGCGGCGACTCCTTTTGTTGCACGTCTTATGGAGGGAAGCCTTCTCGAGGTCGATCCGGGAGTCGTTGAGGCGGCAAAGTCGTTCGGAGCCGGTGACATGCAGATCATCTTTGGAGTGATGGTCAAGGAGGCAATGCCGTCGATAGTCCTCAACTGGGCTGTGGTCGCGATCAACCTTCTGGGATACTCGGCAATGGCAGGCGTTGTCGGCGGCGGAGGGTTGGGAGACCTTGCGATAAAATACGGATACAACAGGTTCCAGACTGACGTCATGGTCTATTCCGTAGCGATACTGATCGTAATAGTGCAGGTCATCCAGTCAATTGGCAACAGGGTCTACGAAAAAATCAAATAG
- a CDS encoding MetQ/NlpA family ABC transporter substrate-binding protein — MKKIALAVLLSLIIPAALFAADKSITVGVTPFPHKDIMVIVKDLLKKQGYELNIKEFTDYVTPNTALAEGSLDANFFQHVPYLENTNKEKKLDLVWVAKVHIEPLGLYSNKIKKLSELKKGAQIAIPNDATNCARALRLLEKNGLIKVKAGELVTAKDITDNPKKIKIREIEAAQLPRTLPDVDASVINTNFAVEAKLIPAKDAIVIEGKDSPYANVIAVRAADKNSPAVKALVKAANSPEVKKFIETELVPKGIVPAF, encoded by the coding sequence ATGAAGAAAATTGCATTGGCGGTCCTGCTATCCCTGATCATCCCCGCGGCCCTTTTTGCGGCAGACAAGAGCATTACTGTCGGAGTCACCCCATTTCCCCACAAGGATATAATGGTAATAGTCAAGGACCTTCTCAAAAAACAGGGTTATGAACTTAATATAAAGGAATTTACCGACTATGTGACGCCGAACACCGCACTTGCCGAGGGAAGCCTTGACGCTAACTTTTTCCAGCACGTTCCCTACCTCGAAAACACAAACAAGGAGAAGAAGCTGGATCTTGTATGGGTGGCAAAGGTACACATCGAGCCTCTCGGCCTCTATTCGAACAAGATCAAGAAGCTGAGTGAACTGAAAAAGGGTGCCCAGATAGCCATACCCAACGATGCCACCAACTGCGCAAGGGCCTTGAGGCTGCTGGAGAAAAACGGCCTGATAAAAGTGAAGGCGGGAGAGCTTGTAACTGCGAAGGACATAACGGACAATCCTAAGAAAATAAAGATAAGGGAGATCGAGGCAGCCCAGCTTCCAAGGACCCTTCCCGATGTGGACGCATCCGTGATCAACACCAATTTTGCCGTTGAAGCAAAGCTGATCCCGGCAAAGGACGCTATCGTCATCGAGGGAAAGGACTCCCCCTATGCCAACGTAATAGCAGTAAGGGCTGCGGACAAAAACAGCCCTGCTGTGAAGGCGCTCGTTAAGGCAGCGAATTCCCCTGAAGTCAAAAAGTTCATCGAAACCGAACTTGTTCCAAAGGGAATCGTCCCGGCATTCTAA
- a CDS encoding glutamine synthetase beta-grasp domain-containing protein has protein sequence MELERFNGNLEDADFVNLLMVDILGNIRSVSLPHTYVSEKVMKEGIGFDASNYGYAKVSNSDMVAIPDMSTAFFEIRGDYRMLHVLCDVVSTDREEFDQYPRNIVKMTKEFLKKEGIADNAKVLVELEYYAFEDVEYSTGTDHASYRVTSAEGMGDGFSSAPRVDPHKAYHRMPPEDRYMDFRNETVRLMEIAEIPVKYHHHEVAISQLEIELDFMDIDKAGDQVSLAKWIIRQVADEMGLYVTFMPKPLYKMPGNGMHVHQFLEKKKKSIFPGKKLFNLSETGLSYTAGILKHSLSGSLLAFACPSTNSYRRLVHGYEAPVSATFAKGSRAAAVRIPGYVSKEETRIEYRTGDASANIYFFLAAMVLAGADGILKGQDPVEMGYQSQEAKDELTFPLDLNSVLKGLENDREYLAPVFPDKLIELWVKAKKAEAEYVYNAPTPQEYELYF, from the coding sequence ATGGAGCTTGAACGTTTTAACGGGAACCTTGAGGATGCTGATTTTGTCAACTTACTCATGGTGGACATATTGGGAAATATCCGAAGCGTCTCTCTGCCGCACACCTATGTCAGCGAAAAAGTGATGAAAGAAGGCATAGGATTTGACGCTTCCAATTACGGATACGCCAAGGTCAGCAACTCTGACATGGTGGCGATACCCGACATGTCCACCGCTTTCTTCGAAATACGGGGCGATTACAGGATGCTCCACGTACTCTGCGATGTAGTATCTACCGACAGAGAGGAGTTCGATCAGTATCCCCGGAACATTGTGAAAATGACGAAGGAATTCCTCAAAAAAGAGGGTATAGCAGACAACGCAAAGGTTCTGGTGGAGCTTGAGTACTACGCCTTTGAGGATGTAGAATACTCGACCGGGACCGACCACGCCTCGTACAGGGTGACGTCAGCCGAAGGCATGGGCGATGGCTTTTCCTCAGCACCAAGGGTAGACCCCCACAAGGCATACCACAGGATGCCGCCGGAGGACAGGTATATGGACTTCCGCAACGAAACGGTCCGCCTGATGGAGATAGCAGAGATACCCGTCAAGTACCACCATCATGAAGTGGCGATATCACAGCTCGAAATAGAGCTTGATTTCATGGACATCGACAAGGCAGGGGACCAGGTCTCCCTGGCCAAGTGGATAATAAGGCAGGTCGCCGATGAGATGGGCCTTTATGTGACATTCATGCCCAAACCTCTCTACAAGATGCCCGGCAACGGTATGCACGTGCACCAGTTCCTCGAGAAAAAGAAAAAATCCATTTTCCCGGGCAAAAAACTTTTCAATCTGTCGGAAACCGGCCTCTCCTACACCGCGGGCATACTTAAGCACAGCCTTTCGGGCAGCCTCCTGGCTTTCGCATGCCCCAGCACCAACAGCTACAGGCGTCTGGTGCACGGATACGAGGCCCCCGTAAGTGCCACTTTTGCAAAGGGATCGCGTGCCGCGGCTGTTAGGATACCGGGATACGTCAGCAAAGAAGAGACACGCATAGAGTATCGTACCGGCGACGCTTCCGCCAACATCTATTTCTTCCTTGCAGCAATGGTCCTTGCCGGAGCTGACGGGATACTCAAGGGACAAGACCCCGTTGAGATGGGCTACCAGTCACAGGAAGCCAAGGATGAACTGACCTTTCCCCTCGACCTCAATTCAGTTCTGAAGGGACTTGAGAACGACAGGGAATACCTCGCACCGGTCTTCCCGGATAAGCTTATCGAACTCTGGGTAAAGGCCAAAAAGGCTGAGGCAGAGTACGTTTATAACGCCCCTACCCCCCAGGAGTACGAACTTTACTTCTAA